A single Eisenibacter elegans DSM 3317 DNA region contains:
- a CDS encoding MFS transporter, with translation MTTNPTTAPPQPPLWTKDFVLLSLTNFLMAGGSFMLIPTLPQYAQGQLGAPESQLGYIMGFFTLAALMVRPVSGILLDTIGRKIVYFAGLWMFLSVMPLYYLSYTMTILLGIRLLHGFGWGILTTGGSTIVSDIVPPARRGEGIGYFGMSFTLGMALGPTAGLWLIKLTNFQTLFAVEIVVMSLSILLSWMVQYPVIEKVGRTAKGIQWSDIVEPRCLSIASIGLFSSMIYGGILTFISLFAQERGLEQAGNWFFIAYASGLTIVRPIAGKWLDRYGPHSLLGCAFALLTIGVWWLALTTTGTTFLVASFITGAGMGTILPTVITMTVSIVVPQRRGAANSTFFSGVDIGIGLGAILLSYVVSITSLQTMYLVCGGLVIIPTLIFFGYAYRDYTQKKAEIDAMFEN, from the coding sequence ATGACAACTAACCCTACTACTGCCCCCCCCCAACCGCCCCTCTGGACCAAGGACTTTGTGCTGCTTTCGCTAACCAATTTCCTAATGGCCGGAGGGTCTTTTATGCTCATCCCTACGCTGCCGCAGTATGCCCAAGGCCAACTAGGCGCTCCCGAATCACAGCTGGGCTATATTATGGGCTTTTTCACCTTGGCCGCCCTGATGGTACGCCCCGTTTCGGGTATTCTGCTCGATACTATCGGCAGGAAGATTGTGTATTTTGCCGGTCTTTGGATGTTTCTCTCTGTAATGCCACTGTATTACCTGAGCTATACAATGACCATTTTGCTGGGTATCAGGCTGCTGCACGGGTTTGGATGGGGGATATTGACGACCGGCGGTAGCACCATTGTTTCGGATATAGTGCCGCCGGCTCGTAGGGGAGAGGGAATTGGCTATTTCGGAATGTCTTTTACCCTAGGGATGGCCTTAGGACCTACTGCCGGTCTTTGGCTGATTAAGCTGACCAACTTTCAGACGCTCTTTGCCGTCGAAATTGTGGTGATGAGCTTGAGCATCTTACTCTCTTGGATGGTGCAATATCCCGTTATCGAGAAAGTAGGGCGTACTGCCAAGGGCATTCAATGGAGCGATATTGTAGAGCCGCGCTGCCTATCTATTGCGTCTATTGGCTTGTTTTCGTCAATGATTTATGGTGGCATCCTGACTTTTATCTCTCTTTTTGCACAAGAGCGCGGCCTCGAACAAGCCGGCAATTGGTTTTTTATTGCTTATGCCAGCGGCCTGACTATTGTCCGGCCTATAGCAGGCAAATGGCTCGACCGCTACGGGCCACATAGCCTCTTAGGGTGTGCTTTTGCACTATTGACAATAGGCGTTTGGTGGTTGGCTCTGACAACTACCGGGACTACCTTCTTGGTGGCTTCCTTCATTACAGGAGCCGGTATGGGGACCATCTTGCCCACTGTGATCACTATGACAGTCAGTATTGTAGTACCACAACGCCGAGGTGCCGCCAATTCTACTTTCTTCTCAGGAGTAGATATAGGCATCGGCCTAGGAGCCATCCTGCTGAGCTACGTTGTTTCTATCACTTCTTTGCAGACAATGTATTTGGTGTGTGGGGGGTTGGTGATTATCCCAACCCTGATCTTCTTTGGCTATGCTTATCGAGACTATACGCAGAAAAAGGCCGAAATCGATGCGATGTTTGAAAACTAA